One region of Streptomyces sp. CG4 genomic DNA includes:
- a CDS encoding 8-amino-7-oxononanoate synthase encodes MAFGWIDEQAEARRRAGLVRTLRPRPADSALLDMASNDYLGLAHHPEVTEAAARAARLWGGGATGSRLVTGTTELHTELERELAAFCGFEAALVFSSGYAANLAAVTALAPHGSLIVSDAGNHASLIDGCRLARGEKQVVGHADPESVRKALATHQGPAIVVSDTVFSVDGDRAPLTALAEACREHGAGLVVDDAHGLGVLGEGGQGAPYAAGLAGAADVVVTATLSKSLGSQGGVVLGPARVIGHLVNAARTFIFDTGLAPAAAGAALAALRLLVREPERAARARAVAAELHARLTAAGLEAVRPDAAVVSVRAPSPEQAVRWAADCRTAGLAVGCFRPPSVPDGISRLRLTARADLSGAEIERAVRVIGETRP; translated from the coding sequence ATGGCGTTCGGCTGGATCGACGAGCAGGCCGAGGCGCGTCGCCGCGCCGGACTCGTCCGCACCCTGCGCCCCCGCCCCGCCGACTCGGCCCTGCTGGACATGGCGAGCAACGACTACCTCGGCCTCGCCCACCACCCCGAGGTCACCGAGGCGGCCGCCCGCGCCGCCCGGCTCTGGGGCGGCGGTGCCACCGGCTCCCGGCTGGTCACCGGCACCACCGAGCTGCACACCGAGCTGGAGCGCGAACTGGCCGCCTTCTGCGGTTTCGAGGCTGCGCTGGTCTTCTCTTCCGGTTACGCCGCCAACCTGGCCGCGGTCACCGCGCTGGCCCCGCACGGCTCGCTGATCGTCTCCGACGCCGGGAACCACGCCTCGCTCATCGACGGCTGCCGGCTCGCCCGGGGCGAGAAGCAGGTCGTGGGACACGCCGACCCGGAGTCGGTGCGCAAGGCCCTGGCCACCCACCAGGGGCCGGCGATCGTCGTCTCCGACACCGTGTTCTCGGTCGACGGCGACCGGGCCCCGCTGACCGCGCTGGCCGAGGCGTGCCGGGAGCACGGCGCGGGGCTGGTCGTCGACGACGCGCACGGGCTCGGGGTGCTGGGCGAGGGCGGCCAGGGCGCGCCGTACGCGGCCGGGCTGGCGGGCGCCGCGGACGTGGTGGTCACGGCCACCCTGTCCAAGTCGCTGGGCAGCCAGGGCGGCGTGGTGCTCGGCCCGGCGCGGGTGATCGGCCATCTGGTCAACGCGGCCCGGACCTTCATCTTCGACACGGGCCTGGCCCCGGCGGCAGCCGGTGCCGCGCTCGCGGCACTGCGGCTGCTCGTGCGCGAACCGGAGCGTGCGGCGCGCGCCCGTGCGGTGGCCGCGGAACTGCACGCACGACTGACCGCCGCGGGTCTGGAAGCGGTGCGTCCGGATGCCGCGGTGGTCTCCGTACGGGCTCCGTCCCCGGAGCAGGCGGTGCGCTGGGCGGCCGACTGCCGTACCGCGGGGCTGGCCGTGGGCTGCTTCCGTCCTCCTTCCGTGCCCGACGGCATCTCCCGGCTGCGGCTGACCGCCCGGGCGGACCTGTCCGGGGCGGAGATCGAACGCGCTGTACGGGTCATCGGCGAAACGCGACCATGA
- a CDS encoding DUF397 domain-containing protein, whose translation MPALPRNVPASTDLHDVQWLRSSYSTGANNCVETARPRSGPWAGLLAVRDSKSPAGPAVFFSDRSWAGFLTAL comes from the coding sequence ATGCCAGCACTGCCTCGTAACGTCCCTGCCAGTACCGATCTGCACGACGTGCAGTGGCTGCGCAGCAGCTACAGCACGGGAGCCAACAACTGCGTGGAGACGGCCCGGCCGCGCTCCGGCCCCTGGGCCGGGCTGCTCGCCGTGCGCGACTCCAAGAGCCCCGCCGGACCCGCGGTGTTCTTCTCCGACCGGAGCTGGGCGGGGTTCCTCACCGCGCTCTGA
- a CDS encoding helix-turn-helix transcriptional regulator yields MQNGPAVRRRKLGAELRTLRTGAGLTSGEAARLVGWHQSKVSRIETGASGAKPADVRLLLDAYGVHAGQLRELLLMLAGSEEAAGDRHHWWHAYRGVLPPTYRDFINLESQASAMRTLETTVVPGLLQTPEYARAVTRAAVKDLDDEHLDTLVEVRLARQDVLRCERPLRLSAVLDEAVLRREIGGPEVMARQLERLLDAARLPQVRLQVLPFGAGAHVGLTGPFVIFSFSSTSDLDVVVLDQLTSSLYLERKEDLMAYTEAFDTLRMHALSPEESLDYIAGIGDGA; encoded by the coding sequence ATGCAGAACGGGCCGGCGGTGCGGCGCCGCAAACTGGGCGCCGAATTGCGCACGCTGCGTACCGGTGCGGGGCTCACGAGCGGTGAGGCGGCCCGGCTGGTCGGCTGGCACCAGTCGAAGGTGAGCCGGATCGAAACCGGTGCCAGCGGCGCGAAACCGGCCGATGTGCGGTTACTCCTGGACGCCTACGGGGTCCACGCCGGGCAGCTGCGCGAGCTGCTGCTGATGCTGGCGGGCTCCGAGGAGGCGGCGGGCGACCGGCACCACTGGTGGCACGCCTACCGCGGGGTGCTGCCGCCCACCTACCGGGATTTCATCAACCTGGAGTCGCAGGCGAGCGCGATGCGCACCCTGGAGACCACGGTCGTACCCGGCCTGCTGCAGACGCCCGAGTACGCCCGCGCGGTGACCCGGGCGGCCGTGAAGGACCTGGACGACGAACATCTGGACACGCTGGTCGAGGTGCGGCTGGCCCGGCAGGACGTGCTGCGCTGCGAACGGCCGCTCAGGCTGAGCGCGGTGCTGGACGAGGCGGTGCTGCGGCGCGAGATCGGCGGCCCCGAGGTGATGGCCCGCCAGCTGGAGCGGCTGCTGGACGCGGCCCGGCTGCCCCAAGTCCGGCTCCAGGTCCTGCCGTTCGGGGCAGGCGCGCATGTCGGCCTCACCGGACCTTTCGTTATCTTCTCATTTTCGAGCACTTCTGATCTGGACGTAGTTGTTCTCGACCAGTTGACGAGTAGCCTCTACCTGGAGCGGAAAGAAGACCTCATGGCCTACACGGAGGCCTTCGACACCCTTCGGATGCACGCCCTTTCACCCGAGGAATCGTTGGATTACATCGCCGGAATAGGTGACGGCGCGTAA
- a CDS encoding ATP-binding protein, with protein MADHLEASVTLPSDPASVSAARSYVVGTLAEWGLPSDTDVADTVRLIVSELATNAVQHTFGQSPTFTVDIALDRDEHLRIGVTDSHPRFPKRLPAAVQQDNGRGMVIIRWLTAECGGKLLVRPTREGGKTISIELPWTSPVEPVP; from the coding sequence ATGGCAGACCATCTGGAAGCATCCGTCACTCTGCCGAGCGATCCCGCCTCGGTCTCCGCCGCCCGCTCGTACGTCGTGGGCACGCTCGCGGAGTGGGGCCTGCCGTCGGACACCGACGTGGCCGACACCGTCCGCCTCATCGTCTCCGAACTCGCCACGAACGCCGTACAGCACACCTTCGGGCAGTCACCCACCTTCACGGTCGACATCGCGCTGGACCGTGACGAACATCTGCGCATCGGCGTCACGGACAGTCACCCGCGATTTCCGAAGAGACTGCCTGCCGCCGTCCAGCAGGACAACGGCCGCGGCATGGTCATCATCCGCTGGCTCACCGCCGAATGCGGCGGCAAACTCCTCGTCCGCCCCACCCGCGAGGGCGGCAAGACCATCTCCATCGAACTCCCGTGGACGTCTCCGGTGGAGCCGGTGCCGTAG
- a CDS encoding LysR family transcriptional regulator produces MYDPTRLAALVAVAEAGSITRAADRLGYTPPALSQQLAKLEREAGTALLVRHHRGARLTEAGEVLVARARRVLDELERARHELARLTGLTGGTLRLGTFPTAGVHLLPPALSAFRRAHPEVTLSVADYDPPAGVTAVAAGEVDLALTHTYHPAEPVPVPSSVRLEPVLVEELVLVTAPGHALSSASSRLPLAELAGQPLISMAPHHPARREVEALLAEAGATPALLVPTPGYAVVCALVSAGLGVAVVPEMVARTAVTPVGVRPLEPGRLRRTISVAHRADETTPAADAFRALLRGAFRRAGR; encoded by the coding sequence CTGGTCGCCGTGGCGGAGGCCGGCTCGATCACCCGGGCCGCCGACCGGCTCGGCTACACCCCGCCCGCCCTCTCCCAGCAGCTGGCCAAGCTGGAGCGGGAGGCGGGCACCGCGCTGCTGGTCCGCCATCACCGGGGAGCCCGGCTGACCGAGGCGGGCGAGGTGCTGGTGGCTCGGGCCCGGAGGGTGCTCGACGAACTGGAGCGGGCCCGGCACGAACTGGCGCGGCTCACCGGACTCACCGGCGGCACACTGCGGCTCGGCACCTTCCCGACCGCCGGGGTGCATCTGCTGCCGCCTGCGCTGAGCGCGTTCCGCCGGGCGCATCCGGAGGTCACCCTGTCGGTCGCGGACTACGACCCGCCGGCCGGGGTCACGGCGGTGGCGGCCGGCGAGGTGGACCTGGCGCTGACCCACACCTATCACCCGGCCGAGCCCGTGCCGGTGCCGTCGTCGGTGCGTCTGGAGCCGGTCCTGGTGGAGGAGCTGGTGCTGGTGACCGCACCGGGACACGCCCTGAGCAGTGCCTCGTCCCGGCTGCCGCTGGCGGAGCTGGCCGGGCAGCCGTTGATCAGCATGGCGCCGCACCATCCGGCCCGGCGCGAGGTCGAGGCCCTGCTCGCCGAGGCGGGCGCCACCCCGGCACTGCTGGTCCCGACGCCCGGGTACGCCGTGGTGTGCGCGCTCGTCAGCGCCGGCCTCGGCGTGGCCGTCGTACCGGAGATGGTGGCCCGCACGGCCGTCACACCGGTGGGGGTGCGCCCCCTGGAGCCGGGCCGTCTGCGCCGGACCATCTCGGTGGCCCACCGCGCGGACGAGACGACTCCGGCCGCGGACGCCTTCCGGGCGCTGCTGCGCGGAGCCTTCCGCCGAGCCGGGCGATGA